Below is a genomic region from Methanobrevibacter sp..
GATTAATCCGACACCGCTTGCAGCAATATTTTCATAACGGTTATATATCTCAGGAGTGAAGTTTCCGGTCTTTTCCCTTTCGGATTCCCAAAGGCCGGTTCTAACAATTCTGCTGTTAAGTTTCAAATCCCCAAATTCACAAAAATCAAATAAATCTTTCATAGTTAATATTTAAATCTATTACATATAAATATATTATTTGATGATTCTAAGACAATATCAACATGATGACTTGAAAAGCATGGTTGAAATATGGAATGAAATAGTTCGTGAAGGCAATGCATTTCCGCAGGAAGAGGAATTGGATTTGGTGAGTGGAAATGAATTTTTCAAATCACAAACATATGCCGGAGTGGCTGTTATGGATGGTGAGGTTGTCGGATTATATATTCTTCATCCAAACAATGTAGGAAGATGTGGGCATATAGCTAATGCAAGCTATGCTGTTTCATCTAAATGGAGGGGATGCGGAATAGGTGAAAAGCTAGTATCCGATTCAATCAAACAGGCTAAAAATTTGAATTTTACTATATTGCAGTTCAATGCAGTTGTCGAAACAAATCCTGCAAGACACTTGTATGAAAGATTGGGATTTAAGCAATTGGGAGTTATTCCAAAAGGATTCAGATTAAAAAACGGTGAATATGAAAATATCTGTCCGTACTATATTGAGCTTTAATGTATTTTTTCAAAAACATGATTTTAATTTTATGATTATTTTTTTAAGCTGAAGATAATCAACACTTTCTTTTTTGTGTTCAGACATATTTTAAATTTTCATTGAATTTTGATTTATTTGCTTTATTTGATTAATAAAATATGTATTTTAACGAATTGTCTGAGTTTGAAATATTGCTTTCGTTTTGAAAAATTGTAAGAATTTAAAACTGCTTATTTTAAATATAAGGAATGTACAATAATTTAATTAGGGAATAACTTAATTGTTATTTCCTACGACCGTCAAAGCGAATGATTAAGTGGGTGAAATTCCCATTTAATCATCCTCCAAGGCAATATATTTATAAAATAATTTACAGAAATTTAATTAATGTCTTTTAATGTAATATCTACTTTTTTAATAGCCGTTGCCCTTGCAATGGATGCATTCAGCGTATCAATGACAAAGGGCTTTACGCAAAAACACCTGACCAAATACCAAATATTATATTATGGACTGTTTTTTGGCGGATTTCAGTTTATCATGCCGGTTTTCGGATACTTCTGCGGAAATGTAATTGCAAGTATCGTTGAATCATTAGCACCAATAGTTGGTTTTATACTTCTTTTGATAATAGGATTGAACATGATTCGTGAAAGCCTAACTGGAGATGAGGAAGAAATTACTGATTACTTTTCTTTTAAAGAGGTAACTTTGCTTGCAATAGCAACAAGTATCGATGCATTTGCAGTTGGAATAACAATAGCTCTTCTCAACGATCCTCTATTGATTTCATCTACAATAATAGGTATTGTAGCATTTGCATTCAGCATTGCAGGGATTTTTATCGGAAAGAAATTGGGAGATTATGTTGGAGACAAGTTCCAAATCCTTGGTGGTGTCATATTGATTTTAATTGGCATTAAGATACTTCTTGGATTTTAATTATGGGTGGTATTATCCAGTGAATCTTTTCTCACACAACTAACTTTTTTTATATTCAAAATCTATTCTATGTGAGTATTTATTTAATTTTTTAATTGAATATTGTCGATTGTCTGAGTTTGAAATATTGCTTTCGTTTTGAAAAATTGTAGGGATTTAAAACTGCTTATTTTAAATATAACTAACTACTAATAATCTATATGGAAAATAAATTTAATTTATTTTCTTAAATTATAAAAAAAGATTGCTGATGCAATATTGATTTTAAATTAATATTAAAACAGGTATGATGGTGCATTGGTAATCAACTTGTATTCAGCACCTCCTAAATAATTCAACGGAGGTGATAATATGCTAATAATTATTGTAAATATAAATATTAATTTACTTTTAATGTTATTAATATTAAAAATACAACAAAAAAAGCATTATTATCAGTTGAATACAAGTAAACAATGATGAATCTATAATGAAAGGGGTTTTAGAGATTTTTTCTCCCACCTGTTTTTTCTCTTTCTAGATTCATCACCTTTTATAAAACAAGAAGTTTTATAAAATTAATAATAATTATATTTTTATTATTTATAAATCTTTTGTTTTTAAGTAGGTGAATAAATAAAAATGTGTGGGGAAATTAAGTAATTTATAAAATAATTTAATTTGAATACATTTATAAAAAATCAATCAATTAAACTGGGATTTAGCATAAAAGAGGTGAGATAATGAGAGATAAAATTGTAAAAATATTAGGTGAAATTGAAAAGAATGAGGACATTGAGATATTATACGCATGTGAAGCCGGAAGCAGAGTATGGGGCTTTGCTAATGAAAATTCCGATTATGATGTCAGATTCATCTATAAGAAACGTGACATTAAAAGCTATCTGTCATTAAACCAGCCACGTGATGTGATTGAATATGAGTGTGATGATTTAGATATTGTCGGATGGGATATCAAAAAGGCATTGAATCTTCACTATAAAAACAATCCAAATCTTAGGGAATGGCTGGTTTCACCTGAAGTATATATCAACAGGGGCATTCAAAGCATTTTTTCAGGTC
It encodes:
- a CDS encoding GNAT family N-acetyltransferase, whose translation is MILRQYQHDDLKSMVEIWNEIVREGNAFPQEEELDLVSGNEFFKSQTYAGVAVMDGEVVGLYILHPNNVGRCGHIANASYAVSSKWRGCGIGEKLVSDSIKQAKNLNFTILQFNAVVETNPARHLYERLGFKQLGVIPKGFRLKNGEYENICPYYIEL
- a CDS encoding manganese efflux pump MntP family protein, producing the protein MSFNVISTFLIAVALAMDAFSVSMTKGFTQKHLTKYQILYYGLFFGGFQFIMPVFGYFCGNVIASIVESLAPIVGFILLLIIGLNMIRESLTGDEEEITDYFSFKEVTLLAIATSIDAFAVGITIALLNDPLLISSTIIGIVAFAFSIAGIFIGKKLGDYVGDKFQILGGVILILIGIKILLGF